The region TACGGCGGCTGTGAGCCAGTCGCTGGGCGCGCTCAAGGTCATGCGCGCCCAACGCTATATCGGCACAACAGTTATCGGCTGCATGGGGCTTGGCCTTCTTGTGGCCCTGACAGCCGCTCTCTTCAGCGACGGCATACTGCGCGTGCTCATGGTGCCTGAAAGCATCATGCCGCAAACCCGCGAAATGTGGGCCGCCAGCATGCTTGGCCTGCCCGCGCAGTATCTGTACGCCTCAACCGGGGTCATGTTCCGCGCCACGCGCCAGGTTTTGCCGCCCCTGTGGGTTGCCTCCGGCGTGTGTCTGTGCAACCTGCTGGCCTGCCTTGGCCTTGGGCTTGGCTGGTTTGGCCTGCCCAACATGGGCTATATGGGCCTGATCTGGGCCAACGTGGGCGCGCAGTACCTAGGTGCTGTATGCAACTGCGTGCTGCTGGCGCATTCCGGCTATCTGAACCGCAAATCCCTGCCCTCCCTGCGCTGGCTCCGCGCTGGCCTGCCCTACCTGCTCAAAGTGGCCCTGCCCGCAGGCGCGGCGCAGATAGTATGGCAGTCCGGCTACATGATGCTGTTTGTTCTGGTGGCGTCACTGCCCTCCGACAGCGTCAACGCGCTGGCCGGCCTTAATGCCGGTTTGCGGGTGGAAGCCCTGCTGTTTTTGCCGGGCATGGCCTTCAATATGAGCGTGGCCGTGCTGGTGGGCAACAGCCTTGGTGCGGGCAAATCCGCCGAGGCCCGCCGCGTGGCCCTCAATATGGTGACGCTTGCGGCTGTGGCCATGAGCTTTATGGCCGCCCTGCTCTGGCCCTTCCGGCAGGAGGTGGCCCACCTGCTCTCGCAGGAGCCGGGCACGCAAGCGCAAATTGTGAGCTACCTTACCTATAACCTGCTCTCCACGCCCTTTTCCATCGCAAGCACTGTCATGGGTGGCGTGATGACGGGAGCCGGTGCCACCAAGTACAACCTCATGATTTTTGGCGGCAGTTTCTGGCTGGTGCGCCTGCCCTTGGGCTGGCTGCTTGGTCACATGCTCTGGGGCACGGCCTCGGGCGTATTTGTGGCCATGCTCGTATCCCAGATTCTGCAAACCAGCATCATGCTTTATGTGGTGCTTT is a window of Desulfovibrio desulfuricans DNA encoding:
- a CDS encoding MATE family efflux transporter gives rise to the protein MTQLRGASAQQARPAPDLSTSPRAVWRLTWPQMLMMYLMFFMGFVAVWVAGQISADVQAALGMVNQCSILLMVVAMAVSSGATAAVSQSLGALKVMRAQRYIGTTVIGCMGLGLLVALTAALFSDGILRVLMVPESIMPQTREMWAASMLGLPAQYLYASTGVMFRATRQVLPPLWVASGVCLCNLLACLGLGLGWFGLPNMGYMGLIWANVGAQYLGAVCNCVLLAHSGYLNRKSLPSLRWLRAGLPYLLKVALPAGAAQIVWQSGYMMLFVLVASLPSDSVNALAGLNAGLRVEALLFLPGMAFNMSVAVLVGNSLGAGKSAEARRVALNMVTLAAVAMSFMAALLWPFRQEVAHLLSQEPGTQAQIVSYLTYNLLSTPFSIASTVMGGVMTGAGATKYNLMIFGGSFWLVRLPLGWLLGHMLWGTASGVFVAMLVSQILQTSIMLYVVLFSDWTRFAMSRCRQPQTP